TTACTGAGGAGGGATGGACTGACAACGCTTCGGCAATATCTGAGACCCGAGCGTATCCTTTTTCTTCAATTAAAATATAGATTTGTTCAATATAATCTTCCATACTAGGTGTTGGCATCCCGAAACCTCCAAAAAATTACTCACATAAAAGTTTACTATAGAAAAAAAAGAGTGACAAGGTTCTTTATCACATTTATGGTAACAGTAAAGAGTTAATTTACTACTGGTTCTTCAAATAAAAATCTTATTCTTTTTTCCTTCTCATCAAAGAAAAGTCTTGCACTAAAGGTTTTGTCCTTGTTTGTAAATCCCTCAATCAATTCTGTTTTACCTTCTGAAAGAAGTAATTTCACGTTTTTCTGGGTAATATTTTTCCCAAGGATTTTTTTGGAAATGGTGAAATTGCATTGATTATTTTTATAATTACTGCAGCCATAAAAGCTACCTTTGTCAATTATAACCCCTTCACATTTTTTACAAGAACCTAGTTTCGTAACCGTTTTTCTCCTTGTCTTTTGTTTTCCGGGAGTAAAGTTTTGGGTAACCTCCTCAGAAAATGTCCAGTTCCGCGATTGATCGATACTAGAAGAAATTAAATGTAATACCATCTTTTTTGTTTGTTCCATAAAATGCATGGGTACAGCTGAACCCTCGGAAATTTCCTTCAGTTTTTGTTCCCATTTTGCGGTCATTTCCGGTGAAGCGAGAATTTCTTGTCCTATCGCTTCAATTAATATTTTTGCTTTTGCGGTAGCATAAACTAAATTCTTTTTCACTTCAATGTATAACCGATCCTTGAGCATTGTGATAATACCTGCTCTAGTGGCTTCCGTTCCAAGACCCTCTGTTCTTGTTAAAACTTTCTCAAGCTCTTTATCATCTATATGCTTTCCTGCCGTTTTCATTAAGGTGATCAGTTGTCCTTCGGTATAGCGCTTTGGCGGCTGTGTCTGACTTTCTTTTACGTTTACTTTAACAGTCTTTCCCTGCTCCCCCTTTGTCAATGCAGGAAGCTCAGGCTCATCCTCACGTTCCTTTTGGTTTAGGACTTTTCTCCATCCCTCTTCAAGTTGTACCTTTCCCTTCGAGATAAAGGCTGCCCGGCCATCTACTAATGTGGTAACGTTAGTATATTCGGCTACGGCCTTATTATAATGAGCTGCGATTAAACTAGTAACAATTAAATCATAGATTTGTCGTTCGTCAGGACTCATCCTTTCCACATTCGGGATTTGTTCAGTAGGGATAATAGCATAGTGATCAGTAACCTTCTTTTCATTAACATATCGTTTATTATCCGCTATTGAGGCAATTGGTAATGGGAAAAAGCATGAATAGTCTTTTATATGACTTAATTTTTTTAGAATTTCAGGGAAAATATTAGCCTCTTCTTTTGTTACGTATCGCGAATCGGATCGGGGATAGGATACAAACCCTTTTTGATAGAGTTTTTGGAGGACATCCAGCGTCTTTTTTGGCGAAAATTTAAAACGTTTATTTGCCTCCGCTTGTAACGAAGATAAATTATATAGTAACGGCGGTAAAAATTCTTTTCTTTCGGATATTACTTCTGCCACTTCAGCCGGTTTTTCTCGACAAAATGCAGCAACTTTTTCTGCCATTTCCTTTGTCTTAACGCGGGTTTCCCCATTATTCTGCCACTTACCACTGTATTTCTTGCCATTGATGGCAAAATGGGCAATTACCTCCCAAAATGGCTCTGCCTTAAAATTCTCGATTTCTAGTTCTCGTTTAACTATGAGTGCTAACGTTGGTGTCTGTACGCGTCCAACTGAAAAAACATCTGAAAACCCTTTTTTTTGCAGCAGCAAACTATAAAGCCTTGAACCATTCATTCCCACAACCCAATCCGCACAGGCACGAGTATAGGCCTCAAGGTACAAGCTTTTCGTTTCTTTTTCATCTAACAATTTATTAAACCCTTCACGAATCGCATTGGGCGTTAACGATGAAATCCACAGTCGCTTCATTGGTTTTTTACAGTTTGTTAACCTTAAAATATTGCGGATGATTAATTCTCCTTCACGCCCCGCATCACCTGCATGGATAATTTCCGTAACCGCTGCGTTTGAAACAAGTTTTTTAATGACAGTAAATTGTTTTACTTTATCTTTCGTTACTTCGTATTTGAAATGTTCAGGTATGATGGGCAGATTGTCTAACGACCATTTTTTCCAGACTGACTCATACTTTTCCGGCGCAACGAGCTGACATAAATGGCCGATCGCCCATGTAACATAGGCACCTTTTGTAAAGGTATCATTCGGAAAAATTTCGATAAAACCATTTTGTTTTTTATGTTTAAAAATAGAAGCTAATGTTGAACCTTGGTCGGGTTTTTCAGCAATAATTAATTTCATCTTATTTTGCTCCTTTGTAAAGCATCCCGGATTCATTTTCCCATTTTAAACCACATTCGTAAAGCCTCAAAATAGGCTGCTATAATTAGCTCCCTTTTGAAAATGGTCGGTCTAGTGCATAAAGATGGCGATACCTTGCCTCATTTTCCAGTAAATGTTGATGTGTCCCTTCCATAACAATTTTTCCATGGTCTAGAAATAGAATTCGATCCATTTTTTCAACACCGATTAAATGATGTGTCACCCATATGATGGTTTTACCCTTAAGGGTTTCAAAGATGGTCGTCAAAAGCTTTGCTTCTGTAATTGGGTCTAAACCAACTGTAGGTTCATCTAATAAGACAATCGGAGTGTTTTGCAAAAGTATTCTAGCCAAGGCAATTCTATGCCGCTCTCCCCCGGAAAAACGCTGGCCAGTTTCCTGCATATTCGTCTCATATCCATTAGGTAATTTCTTAATCATCTCATCCAATTGTACCATCCGTGCAGCATGAAACACTTCTTCATCAGTTGCTTCCGGATTGCCAAGGCGGATATTATTGAGGATAGATGTATTAAATAAGTATGCCTTTTGATTTAGAACGGCTATTATTTTTGACATTGAAGGTTCTAAGTGATGTGCTAATTGGCCATTAATTTTCACTTCGCCGCTTGCTGGGACGAGCGCTCCATATACGAGTTTTAGCAATGTTGACTTTCCTGAACCACTGCGGCCGATAATAGCTAGTTTCTCTCCTTGCTTGACATTTAAATTAAAATTGTCAAACAGTCTCTTTTCTGAATATCTAAACGTTACATTATTTAATTCAAGCGAAATTGGCGATCTGGATGGTTGAATTTCCTTTAGCTTTTCTTGTTGTGGTTTGGATGCTTGAATTGAGTCAAGACGTTTAAATGAATCTTGATAAATGGTTATTTCACTGACTGCCCCGGCAATTGGTAAAAAGGATTCCAGTAACGATAATATCACGAGTCCGAAAGCGGCAATGAATGTTGGGGGGATTTCACCGTTTATCGTAAAATCATTTGCCCAATAAATAACATAGATTACAATGACACCAAGTATTGTTTGATTTATAATATCTCTCCAATTAATAAAGGAAACCTTCTTTTTTTCCAGTTCTAACAGCTTCCGCTCCTGTTGCTCATAGCGCCCGATAAATCGACGATAATGACCGCTAAAGATCCAGTCACTTATTCCAAAAACGGCTTCAGTCATCTGTTGGTATAATCTATTTCTTCCTCTTTTTAATTGTTCGTTTTTCACCTTTACAAAAACAAGAGAAAAACAAGGTCCTACAAAAACTAACAAACTGATGAAAACGGCTAAAATTATCGCAAATGGAATCGAGAAAAGACCTGTACAAATAATAATCACAGTGTAGATCATTAATGAAATAATCGCAGGAAACATGGTTTTTAAATAAAAATCCTGTAAATGTTCAATATCATCCGCAAGGACACCAAGCATATCACCTGTACGAAACCGCGACCGGATGAATAATGCTTGTGGTTCAAGCATTTTATATAAGTTTACTCGCATCTTTGAAAGAATCTTTAAAATTAAATTATGTCCTGTTAATCTCTCGACATAGCTAAGGACTGCACGGCCAATACCAAATGTGCGAACACCAACAATTGGTACATAGACCATTAATATTGATTCTGGACGCGTCGCTGCTTTTGAAATAAGATAGCCAGAAGTAAACATTAATGCTGCACCAAAAAGAATTGCAAGGGAACCTATAAGAATCGAAAAAATAAACAGTCTACGATATTGACGCAAATAGGGTAAAATCCATTTTAGCATGTTTATATGTTCCCCTCCATTGATTGGTACACGAGCTTATAGTATGTCCCTTTATTGGTAATTAATTGTTCATGCGTACCCACTTCAACTAGTCGACCTTGGTCAAGGACAAGAATTTGATCCATATCGAGCATCCAGTGTAAGCGATGAGTTGAAAAAAATACAAGTTTTTCATCAAACATCCTTAGCATCGTTTCTTTTAATTCAGCTTCTGTTTCAATATCTAAATGGGCCGTTGGCTCATCCAGCATGATGACGGGACGATTCCCTAAAAATGCACGTGCAAGTGCAATTCGTTGTTCCTGCCCGCCGCTAAGCGTTCGTCCGCCATCACCAATTATGGTCTCAAGTCCTTCGGATAATTCGTGAATCACTTCCAATAAACCTGCTTTCTTGGCAGCAAACGCCACCTCCTCCTTAGTTGCCTCGGGATAATAAAAGCGAATATTGTTTAGAACTGTATCGTTGAACAAAAACGGGTGCTGAGGAATATAGGTTACTTGATTCTGCCAGTCTTCAGCAGAAAAGGACGTTAGGGCTTTACCATTCAGCTGAAATTCTCCTGACGACGGTGTTAAAAACCCACTTAATATATCAATTAATGTTGATTTACCAGAACCGCTTGCCCCTATAATACCAATCTTTTTTGCTCCTGTTACTGATAGATTTAAATCTGCTAATGCCGCTTGACTATTATCTGGAAACTGTACATTCAAGCCTTTGATTGATAAGGAACTTGTTGATTTCCATATTGGAACGTTGGCTAGTAATGGGACCTGCGTTTCGATAGAAATAATTTCCATCATCTTATTACCCGCATTTTTACCATCAAGACTGGCATGATAATCAGCACCTAGCTCTCTAATAGGTAAAAAATATTCCGGGGCTAAAATAAGAATGGTTAATGCCGGTTTCAGGTCGATTGTTCCATTAATTAACCCCAAGCCTAGAAAAACGGCAACTGTTGCAATTGAGAGCATCGTAAAAAAGTCCATAGCAAAGGATGACAAAAATGCAACTTTCAATGTTGCCATCATAGCCCGTCTGTACTTTTCACTAACAAGGTTAATTTTGTTGATATGCTGCTTGCTTAATCCTAAGTATTTAAGTGTCTCTAATCCTCTTAATGAGTCTACAAAATGATTGGATAATAATTGATAGGATTCATATTGGTGGTCAGCTTTACTTTTTGCCGCCAATCCCAGCAGGATCATAAAGACGATAAGTATTGGCAGAGTGAGCATTAGGACGACTGCAGAACGGGTATTTACATAAAAGATAACAATTAAAATTGACGAAGGAATGAATGCCATGTTGATCATTTTAATAAAAATAAGCTCTAGATAACGGCGAAATTTTAACACGCCATCCATCACCAAGGTGACAGTTTGTCCTGAACCCTCTTTTCTTACAAACCTGGGGCCAAGCTGAAATAATTTCTGCAGCAGTTTTTCACGGAGATTTTCGCTAGTCAAGGCAGCAAACTTGAATGAAATGTTTTTTTTCAAGACCACGATCAACTGGCGGACAATAAGGGCAAAAAGAAAAACGGCTAATTTTTTGTATACAGCACGAAACAAATCTCCCCCAAAAAGAGAGGAGATTGCATCTGCCAAGGCATAAGCCTGTATGATAATTAACGCACCTTGAAAAAGGGTCAAGATTGCAAGTTTTACTAATAGTAGTTTTACTCCTTTATAGGAGAACAAGGTTTTATCCATCAGTAAGTTAAATGCTCCTTATCCGTCACTCGTTTCCGGAATACATAATAACTCCAAATCGTATACCCTAATACAAACGGTAAAATGGTTATCGCTACAATTGTCATGATTTTCAAGGAGTATGCCCCACTTGAAGCATTGTACACTGTTAAATCGAACGCCTTATTAATGGAGCTGATCATCACCCTTGGGAATAGGCCGACGAAAATAGCTGAAATAGTTGCCGCTAACCCTAATCCAGACATTGTAAAAGCTAAGCCTTCCCGTTTTTTAGTGATAAAATACCAGGTCAGTCCGTATGAAAGGACAATTAATACCACAAGTGACAGTTCCGGAATTAGGCGGACCTCAAAAATATCTGTCATCTTCCAGGATAAAATAACAAAAATAACTAAAGATCCCAAAACAGCTAATACTACTTTTTGTGCTAACTGGGCCGAGCGTTTCCTAATATCGCCTTCAGTTTTTAATGTCAAAAAATTAAGACCATGTAAAAGACACAGCAATGTGACGGTTACTCCTCCCCAAAGAGAATAAACGTTAATAAAATCGGTAAAACCAGCGTTCATGTTCATATCATCCTGGATTGGCATTCCCTTAAGCATGCTTGTAAATAGAACTCCGAGAAGGAACGGAGGCACGAGACTGCTAATAAAAATAACCCAGTCCCAACAATTTGTCCATTTAGGATTATTAACTTTGCGGCGGAATTCAAATGAAACCCCGCGCCCGATCAAGCAAAGGAGTACAGCCAATAATGGTAAATAGTAGCCGCTAAACATGGTAGCATACCAATGTGGAAATGCCGCAAATATAGCACCCCCGCCCGTCAACAGCCACACCTCATTTGCATCCCAAAACGGGCCGATTGTATTTACCATCACTGTTCGTTCAGTCTGATTACGGGCGAGAAACCGTGTCGACATGCCCACACCAAAATCAAAACCCTCAAGGAAAAAGAAGCCAATAAATACAACGGCGATTAAGACAAACCATAATTCACTTAATTCCATCTCAAGCACCTACCTTACTAAAAGGATCTGTTGATACTTTTGCATTAACATTGTCGTGAATTTCAGGACCCTTTTTAATTTCGCGAACCATTAAATAGATCATTACTCCAGCTAAAATCGTAAATATTAACACATACAAAATGAGCGAGAAAAGAATCGTTTCCGCTGAAACATTCGGTGAAACCGAGTCAGCGGTAGTCATCAAGCCAAATACGGTCCATGGTTGCCTTCCTACTTCGGTCATAATCCAGCCAAAGGTATTAGCCAAAAATGGAAATGAAATCGCCGGTAAAAGCAGCTTTAAGAAAAGACGACTTCGTTCAAGCGAATTTTTTTTCCAGAGATAAGCACCAGCTAGTGATAATAAAATCATTCCCATTCCAAAGCCAATCATTAATCTAAAACTCCAATAGGTTGTCTTCACGGGAGGGATATAGTTTGTACCTTCACCGACTACTGAATCATACTTGTCGGAATATTCCTTTTGTAATGTTTCCATTCCTTTTAGGCTGCCTTCAAATTTTGAATAGGCTAAAAAGCTCATTGCGTATGGGATGTTTATTTCAAAAGTGTTCTCCCTTTTCTCTGTATCAATCAACGCAAAAGCCGACCATGGGGCAGGATCTGCAGTATCTTTCCATATCCCTTCAGCCGCCGCCATTTTCATCGGTTGGGTTTTGACAAGATACTGTGCCTGGGTATGTCCGCTAAAAGCTGTACCAAAACTGCCGATTAACCCAATGCTAATAGCGATTTTCATTGACTTTTTATAAAATTCAACATGTTTCTTTTTTAATAAGTTAAATGCACTCACACCGGCAACAAAAAATGCACTTGTGCACAATGCTCCAGTCAACACATGCGGAAATTCTACCCATAATTGACCGTTCGTGATCAGGGCAAGAAAGTCATTCATTTCTGCACGTCCATTGTTCATTTCAAATCCTACTGGCACTTGCATAAATGAGTTAGCCATAAGAATCCAAAAACCGGATAACATTGTTCCTATAGACACGAGCCAAATACATGCCAAATGAACTTTTTTCGATAAACGATCCCAGCCAAAAATCCACAGACCAATAAAAGTGGACTCCATAAAAAAAGCAAGCAGGGCTTCTATCGCAAGCGGTGCTCCAAAAACATCTCCAACGAATCTTGAATAATCTGACCAGTTCATCCCAAATTGAAACTCTTGAATGATCCCTGTTACAACACCTACTGCGAAGTTAATAAGAAACAAATGCCCCCAAAACTTCGCCATTTTCTTGTATAGCTCTTGTTTTTTTACTACGTACAAGGTTTCCATCAATGCCACCATAAACACAAGGCCTATTGAAAGCGGCACGAAGAAGAAATGGAAAATCGTCGTTACAGCAAATTGGATTCTTGCCAGCATAACCGGATCCATTTAATTCACTCCTCTGCTATTTTTGCTTCTAAATTGTTCACATTTTCACATTAAGTAATTATAAAACGCAATTGAAAATAAATAATAATTACTTTATTAGAATTTCTATCAAAATGAACCTCTCCTATATAATATCAAACTTACTGATTTCACTAACGTGGATATATGTCAATAGTGTGACAAATGTCTCTAAGACGATTTATCTGCTATTTATCTAGTAATTAAATAAGGGGAGCCAGATTGAATTTGGCTTCCCCTAAAAAATACATCTATTCTTATATTCATTTATGATTACTTTTAATTGTTGATTCCTGAATATACCAATTTTCCTTAGGAACGATATTGGATACTGTTAATATTAACGATGGAATTCTTTCTACATCAAAGACAATGGCACCAATTTTCTTCGCAAACATAATAAAGGAATCCCCATGAGAAAAATTGGTTAAATCATCACCAATATGAAGAAGTGACAATATGATTGCCCTCTTTTCATCTGTTTCAATAAAAACTTGTGGTGAAAACCTTAAAATCCAATCCTCTCCTTTAATTGAAAATCGGAACATCGCTTCCCCACCTCTAACATGTAAATTTATTAATTTAACATATGAGGAAAAGCAATAATTATGTTAATTGGGGATTTAAATTCAGACTTTTTTATTAATTTATCGAACCCTGCATGTTTTTCGGCAAAAAACCGCTTACCTTTCCTTGACTGTCTATTTTCATTATTGTATATTTAAAGCATCATGTAATCAAATAATAATATTAGCTGATTGGCTGCATGATAATATTTAACTTTGGCACCATTGGCGGTGTCTTGAAAGGCTTAGGAGGAAGAAGTACATGCAAAACGGTAAAGTAAAATGGTTTAACAACGAAAAAGGTTTTGGTTTTATCGAAGTTGAAGGCGGCGACGATGTATTCGTACATTTCAGTGCGATTCAAGGCGAAGGCTTCAAAGCATTAGAAGAAGGTCAAGAAGTTTCTTTCGAAATCGTTGAAGGAAACCGTGGACCACAAGCTGCTAACGTAGTAAAACTATAATCCTTAAATAAAAATGACCAATCAAAGGCTGACGATTTTCGTCAGCCTTTTTATTTCCCATAATATACCTTTTTACTTAAGTTTTTTCCCATACTCCTGTATCCTTTCCCCAATGGTACATTGGGAGATACAGAAACGATGTGCCCATCTCCGCCCGCCTTCTTTTTTTAACTGCTGATGTAAAAAACAGCCTTCACAATATTGATTTATCAAGCCTTCTACTTGATCAAAAAGTTCTTTTCTGGATGAAGGCTTCATTAGTACTAAGCACCCCCTTTTTAAAGAATTAATGTTTTAGCAAAGATTTCTTTCCCTTCTAATGCTTGCGTAGCCAATTTATCTGCTTCCTTATTATCCTTTCTTGGAATGACCGTAAATTTTGGCTGAAGTGCAAGTGCTTTTATTTTTTCCTCAATCCGATCAAGCCATCGGTTAAGCGTTTCCTCATAACATGGCCAATCCCCTTCGAGCTGCTTTAATACTCCCTGGGAATCCCCTTTAAATTCACAGGAAAGATGATGGACACCTAAATCTTCTAATATATTTAGTGAATAATAAAAAGCGGCATATTCTGCTTCATTGTTGGATTCCATTTCGTCAAAGCGTTCATTGGCACGGATTCGGTATTTCTTTTTTCCTTGTTTAAAAAAAATAACAGTTCCAAGCCCTGCTTGATTAGTCTCTTTGTGAAAGCCCCCGTCAAAGTATACAATTATATCATGGGGGTCATCCGCGATTTCAGTTAGCAGCTTTTTCACTTCTTTTAATATCCAAGATGTCCCTTTTTCATCATAAAAATACAAATCCACTATCTTTCCAGTTCCCTCAAGCTCTTCACCCATTTGAACGGCTAATTCCCCTAATACCCATTCGGATGAACATTGCACTTTTTCATTAGTTTTTACTTTATAGTTCCATTCAAGCCTAAATTTCATTGTTTTCAGCCTCTCAAGAAATGATTTTCACGTTCTTATCAACTAGCTTATTCTTTTAGCTGATAAATATATATATTTATATCATACCCATTTGAACATTAGAAAATATTTTCCCGAACTATTGTGTTAAAATATGTTAAACTTTCATTATGACTAAACTGGAGGTTTCAGCATTGATTGAAGTGTATATTGATGGAGCAAGTGCTGGTAATCCCGGGCAGAGCGGTGCAGGGGTTTTTATTAAAGCAAACGGCACAACAGAAAAATATTCGATACCGCTTGGCATTATGTCCAACCACGAAGCCGAATTTCATGCTTTTATTAGAGCGCTGAACATATGCATAACAAATGGATTCTCAAATTCGGTCGTGTCATTTCGTACGGATTCCGAATTAGTTAATATGTCTGTCGAAAAAGAATTTGTCAAAAATAAATTGTATGCTCCATTACTTGAAGAAGCACTGCATTTAACAAAAAAGATCGATTTATTTTTTATGAAATGGATCCCTAGTGCTGAAAACAAAGTTGCTGATGAACTGGCACGACTGGCGATACAAAAAAATTCAAAAGTGGAGCCTTATAAATCATCATGAAAAAACCCATATTGGCTGATTTAAGCTTACTTCTTGTTACTTTAATCTGGGGCACAACCTTTCTGATAGTTCAAAATGCGATTGATTTCCTGCCGCCATTTACCTTTAACGGAATCCGTTTTTTCATTGCGGCGCTTTTACTCATTCTTTGCCTTATGGTGTTTGGAAAAAAACAGCTTAAACAAATGAATATTAAATTAATTGGATCAGGTATGTTCATTGGGTTTTGGCTTTTTCTTGGCTATGCGACTCAAACCATCGGCCTTTTATATACAACTACCTCAAAGGCTGGATTTATCACAGGTCTAAGTGTAGTTTTAGTGCCCTTATTCTCCATGATTTTACTAAAACAGTTTCCGAGTACGAATGGGATATTTGGTGTTTTAACTGCAACGATAGGTTTATTTTTACTTACCATGACTGATGTATCATCATTAAATATAGGCGATGGATATGTGTTTATTTGTGCGATTTGTTTTGCTATGCATATTATTTTAACAGGTAAATTTAGCAGTAAATACCCGACACTTTTATTAACAGTTATTCAACTAACAACCGTTGCCACACTATCGTTAGGTTCCTCTTTTATTTTTGAAGATTGGAAAAAGTCACTAAGAATGGACATTCTATTTTCACAAGATGTCATCATTGGGATAGTTATTACTAGTGTGTTTGCAACCGCC
The DNA window shown above is from Neobacillus sp. WH10 and carries:
- a CDS encoding DNA topoisomerase III gives rise to the protein MKLIIAEKPDQGSTLASIFKHKKQNGFIEIFPNDTFTKGAYVTWAIGHLCQLVAPEKYESVWKKWSLDNLPIIPEHFKYEVTKDKVKQFTVIKKLVSNAAVTEIIHAGDAGREGELIIRNILRLTNCKKPMKRLWISSLTPNAIREGFNKLLDEKETKSLYLEAYTRACADWVVGMNGSRLYSLLLQKKGFSDVFSVGRVQTPTLALIVKRELEIENFKAEPFWEVIAHFAINGKKYSGKWQNNGETRVKTKEMAEKVAAFCREKPAEVAEVISERKEFLPPLLYNLSSLQAEANKRFKFSPKKTLDVLQKLYQKGFVSYPRSDSRYVTKEEANIFPEILKKLSHIKDYSCFFPLPIASIADNKRYVNEKKVTDHYAIIPTEQIPNVERMSPDERQIYDLIVTSLIAAHYNKAVAEYTNVTTLVDGRAAFISKGKVQLEEGWRKVLNQKEREDEPELPALTKGEQGKTVKVNVKESQTQPPKRYTEGQLITLMKTAGKHIDDKELEKVLTRTEGLGTEATRAGIITMLKDRLYIEVKKNLVYATAKAKILIEAIGQEILASPEMTAKWEQKLKEISEGSAVPMHFMEQTKKMVLHLISSSIDQSRNWTFSEEVTQNFTPGKQKTRRKTVTKLGSCKKCEGVIIDKGSFYGCSNYKNNQCNFTISKKILGKNITQKNVKLLLSEGKTELIEGFTNKDKTFSARLFFDEKEKRIRFLFEEPVVN
- the cydC gene encoding thiol reductant ABC exporter subunit CydC, with the protein product MLKWILPYLRQYRRLFIFSILIGSLAILFGAALMFTSGYLISKAATRPESILMVYVPIVGVRTFGIGRAVLSYVERLTGHNLILKILSKMRVNLYKMLEPQALFIRSRFRTGDMLGVLADDIEHLQDFYLKTMFPAIISLMIYTVIIICTGLFSIPFAIILAVFISLLVFVGPCFSLVFVKVKNEQLKRGRNRLYQQMTEAVFGISDWIFSGHYRRFIGRYEQQERKLLELEKKKVSFINWRDIINQTILGVIVIYVIYWANDFTINGEIPPTFIAAFGLVILSLLESFLPIAGAVSEITIYQDSFKRLDSIQASKPQQEKLKEIQPSRSPISLELNNVTFRYSEKRLFDNFNLNVKQGEKLAIIGRSGSGKSTLLKLVYGALVPASGEVKINGQLAHHLEPSMSKIIAVLNQKAYLFNTSILNNIRLGNPEATDEEVFHAARMVQLDEMIKKLPNGYETNMQETGQRFSGGERHRIALARILLQNTPIVLLDEPTVGLDPITEAKLLTTIFETLKGKTIIWVTHHLIGVEKMDRILFLDHGKIVMEGTHQHLLENEARYRHLYALDRPFSKGS
- the cydD gene encoding thiol reductant ABC exporter subunit CydD — translated: MDKTLFSYKGVKLLLVKLAILTLFQGALIIIQAYALADAISSLFGGDLFRAVYKKLAVFLFALIVRQLIVVLKKNISFKFAALTSENLREKLLQKLFQLGPRFVRKEGSGQTVTLVMDGVLKFRRYLELIFIKMINMAFIPSSILIVIFYVNTRSAVVLMLTLPILIVFMILLGLAAKSKADHQYESYQLLSNHFVDSLRGLETLKYLGLSKQHINKINLVSEKYRRAMMATLKVAFLSSFAMDFFTMLSIATVAVFLGLGLINGTIDLKPALTILILAPEYFLPIRELGADYHASLDGKNAGNKMMEIISIETQVPLLANVPIWKSTSSLSIKGLNVQFPDNSQAALADLNLSVTGAKKIGIIGASGSGKSTLIDILSGFLTPSSGEFQLNGKALTSFSAEDWQNQVTYIPQHPFLFNDTVLNNIRFYYPEATKEEVAFAAKKAGLLEVIHELSEGLETIIGDGGRTLSGGQEQRIALARAFLGNRPVIMLDEPTAHLDIETEAELKETMLRMFDEKLVFFSTHRLHWMLDMDQILVLDQGRLVEVGTHEQLITNKGTYYKLVYQSMEGNI
- the cydB gene encoding cytochrome d ubiquinol oxidase subunit II: MELSELWFVLIAVVFIGFFFLEGFDFGVGMSTRFLARNQTERTVMVNTIGPFWDANEVWLLTGGGAIFAAFPHWYATMFSGYYLPLLAVLLCLIGRGVSFEFRRKVNNPKWTNCWDWVIFISSLVPPFLLGVLFTSMLKGMPIQDDMNMNAGFTDFINVYSLWGGVTVTLLCLLHGLNFLTLKTEGDIRKRSAQLAQKVVLAVLGSLVIFVILSWKMTDIFEVRLIPELSLVVLIVLSYGLTWYFITKKREGLAFTMSGLGLAATISAIFVGLFPRVMISSINKAFDLTVYNASSGAYSLKIMTIVAITILPFVLGYTIWSYYVFRKRVTDKEHLTY
- a CDS encoding cytochrome ubiquinol oxidase subunit I — its product is MDPVMLARIQFAVTTIFHFFFVPLSIGLVFMVALMETLYVVKKQELYKKMAKFWGHLFLINFAVGVVTGIIQEFQFGMNWSDYSRFVGDVFGAPLAIEALLAFFMESTFIGLWIFGWDRLSKKVHLACIWLVSIGTMLSGFWILMANSFMQVPVGFEMNNGRAEMNDFLALITNGQLWVEFPHVLTGALCTSAFFVAGVSAFNLLKKKHVEFYKKSMKIAISIGLIGSFGTAFSGHTQAQYLVKTQPMKMAAAEGIWKDTADPAPWSAFALIDTEKRENTFEINIPYAMSFLAYSKFEGSLKGMETLQKEYSDKYDSVVGEGTNYIPPVKTTYWSFRLMIGFGMGMILLSLAGAYLWKKNSLERSRLFLKLLLPAISFPFLANTFGWIMTEVGRQPWTVFGLMTTADSVSPNVSAETILFSLILYVLIFTILAGVMIYLMVREIKKGPEIHDNVNAKVSTDPFSKVGA
- the cspD gene encoding cold-shock protein CspD; its protein translation is MQNGKVKWFNNEKGFGFIEVEGGDDVFVHFSAIQGEGFKALEEGQEVSFEIVEGNRGPQAANVVKL
- a CDS encoding zinc-finger domain-containing protein; translation: MKPSSRKELFDQVEGLINQYCEGCFLHQQLKKEGGRRWAHRFCISQCTIGERIQEYGKKLK
- a CDS encoding reverse transcriptase-like protein yields the protein MKFRLEWNYKVKTNEKVQCSSEWVLGELAVQMGEELEGTGKIVDLYFYDEKGTSWILKEVKKLLTEIADDPHDIIVYFDGGFHKETNQAGLGTVIFFKQGKKKYRIRANERFDEMESNNEAEYAAFYYSLNILEDLGVHHLSCEFKGDSQGVLKQLEGDWPCYEETLNRWLDRIEEKIKALALQPKFTVIPRKDNKEADKLATQALEGKEIFAKTLIL
- a CDS encoding reverse transcriptase-like protein, giving the protein MIEVYIDGASAGNPGQSGAGVFIKANGTTEKYSIPLGIMSNHEAEFHAFIRALNICITNGFSNSVVSFRTDSELVNMSVEKEFVKNKLYAPLLEEALHLTKKIDLFFMKWIPSAENKVADELARLAIQKNSKVEPYKSS
- a CDS encoding DMT family transporter, which gives rise to MKKPILADLSLLLVTLIWGTTFLIVQNAIDFLPPFTFNGIRFFIAALLLILCLMVFGKKQLKQMNIKLIGSGMFIGFWLFLGYATQTIGLLYTTTSKAGFITGLSVVLVPLFSMILLKQFPSTNGIFGVLTATIGLFLLTMTDVSSLNIGDGYVFICAICFAMHIILTGKFSSKYPTLLLTVIQLTTVATLSLGSSFIFEDWKKSLRMDILFSQDVIIGIVITSVFATAIAFFIQTNFQKYTSATRVALIFAMEPVFAAIAGYFWAHERLSLSALLGCGLIFMGMIFAELPANKIPLLRKNKGIES